One genomic region from Fibrobacter sp. encodes:
- a CDS encoding RNA polymerase sigma factor produces MPDNDGLLYTRFLVDNDQDALEDLFNKYRDSLVLFIHGFIQNIDDAEELMMDTFAILASGTSRYKEKDNASFKTWLYAIAKNQALHYLRKRKIKYISSENDFLNNVQADASLQPATILLNNERDKQLYQAMESIDANYRQVLFLQCFENLKPEQICRIIRKNIKQTYNLLARGKEALRLAYERIGNSWDT; encoded by the coding sequence AGACGCTCTTGAAGATCTATTTAATAAATACAGGGACAGCCTAGTCCTATTTATTCATGGGTTTATTCAAAACATAGACGACGCCGAAGAACTGATGATGGATACGTTTGCGATATTGGCGTCTGGAACGAGCCGCTACAAAGAGAAAGATAACGCTTCGTTCAAAACCTGGCTCTATGCCATCGCCAAGAACCAGGCGTTGCACTATTTGCGAAAACGCAAAATCAAATACATATCCTCGGAAAATGACTTTTTGAACAACGTGCAGGCCGATGCAAGCCTTCAGCCGGCCACAATCCTGCTGAATAACGAAAGGGACAAGCAGTTGTATCAAGCGATGGAATCAATCGACGCGAACTACAGGCAAGTTCTGTTCCTTCAGTGTTTCGAGAACTTGAAACCGGAACAGATTTGCAGAATCATAAGAAAAAACATCAAGCAGACATATAATCTTTTGGCCAGGGGAAAAGAAGCCCTGCGCCTTGCCTATGAAAGGATTGGTAACTCATGGGATACGTAG